CACAACCCCTTATAGCTCCCCCTATAGTTCCCCTACTCATAGATGCATAGCAAGTCCACAATTTAGATTCAGTTTCATCTTTCAGAATGCATCACTGTGGAAGTCTGAATCTGTGTAACATAAATTATACTGAATGGAgagatgtgaaaaaaagagaatATAGTACAGAACATGTCATTAGGTTTCACCACATTCTTGGTCTTAACCTATATATTCACTGATCTGTTCAGTTGTGTGGTCTCTACAGAAAGAGAGAGCCCTGATCAAACAGGTCTGGTGTCTTTTCACTAAAATCTAAGCCATTATGGTCATTCAAGAAGAAGCCATTTTCTTCTTGAGCATTTTCAATATGACACCCTTGATTTCTTTTGTATTTAAGGTGTAAATAAAAGGATTTAGCATAGGTGGAATGGCACTTGACAGAGAAGTACTGATGATCCTCACATTGGGATGGGCAGGAGAAATTAGAGCAGCGAGGTAAATGCCCAGTATAGGGAGGAAAAATACTCCTACAACCAGTAGATGAGAGCCACAGGTCTTCAGTGCTTTGAGCCGTTCCTCCCATGTCGTAATCCTACTCAGGGCAAAAAAAATGCCTAAATATGATAAGACTATAGCAAGCAATGGTCCATAGATGTAAAATGCCGTGCACAGTTTTGCTATAAAATAATTTATGCTGTTGTCATTACAAGCAATTGTGTAAATAGGTCCATGGTcacaaaaaaaactttttacCACATTGGTTTTACAGAAAGAAAGTCGGGTGATTGAAATTACCATTGTGCCAATCAAAACAGTGTTAAATGACCATACAACTGTTAGGACTACAAATATAAAGACGTTATTCACAATGACATG
This sequence is a window from Brachyhypopomus gauderio isolate BG-103 chromosome 16, BGAUD_0.2, whole genome shotgun sequence. Protein-coding genes within it:
- the LOC143478324 gene encoding olfactory receptor 1M1-like, whose translation is MSMFNSDVSQNMSFVRPKYFFISGFSDLPFGKWYFVFLFFVYVVSVFGNSVVFIMILTDRRLHIPKYIGIFNLALADFGETNAMIPNLMKTFVFDSQYISYEACLSNMFFAFMFSGVQSLTLVVLAFDRFIAICLPLRYHVIVNNVFIFVVLTVVWSFNTVLIGTMVISITRLSFCKTNVVKSFFCDHGPIYTIACNDNSINYFIAKLCTAFYIYGPLLAIVLSYLGIFFALSRITTWEERLKALKTCGSHLLVVGVFFLPILGIYLAALISPAHPNVRIISTSLSSAIPPMLNPFIYTLNTKEIKGVILKMLKKKMASS